A single Blastococcus colisei DNA region contains:
- a CDS encoding GAF domain-containing sensor histidine kinase, with protein MDADRRAVPGSVAISDTAMTDTAITDTAITDTASEDVVEHAPDGLAVIDADGRFVEANPAAVQLCGLAPGAVAGARSPFPAPEEPGTTSRSGDLTVEWTAAPGTRREFAYVLNQVPGRPRWVVSFRDVTVSRLQQRRLAAIAKAASSVASKRSLVGTLEALAQEVARTDALAGVQVLTVNSAGNRLHVMGASGFRSSEFFDKLMECRARGARLIMLEALEKREPMVVPNRYQQTMTDPAWEPLRELMRQPRWDWFASVPLLARGEPVGILNAFFAPGQTVGETELEFLLAMAEQAAMAVDHAELLERERDLVRREERQKLARDLHDSVVQQVFSMMMQARSLGVLVGRGLQPAPEKVAQVADDLSSTAEDVLADLRGMVVELRPATTAGRGLVSALRSLVDTTVARAGLQVDLDVADPGAELDALDVDLVEDVYRIVAEAVHNSVKHAGGTSVRVRLAVTSHGRRRRLVADVTDDGRGIGARADADQEDRTPSSGFGMTVMRERAARWGGVVRVHEVSGGGTCVRLTLPLVTSLPADPIPPATGAP; from the coding sequence GTGGATGCCGATCGGCGAGCCGTCCCGGGCTCCGTCGCCATCAGCGACACCGCCATGACGGACACCGCCATCACCGACACCGCCATCACCGACACCGCATCCGAGGACGTCGTGGAGCACGCCCCGGACGGGCTGGCGGTCATCGACGCCGACGGTCGCTTCGTCGAGGCGAACCCCGCTGCCGTGCAGTTGTGCGGTCTGGCTCCCGGCGCCGTGGCAGGCGCCAGGTCCCCGTTCCCCGCGCCGGAGGAGCCGGGGACCACCTCGAGGTCCGGAGACCTCACGGTCGAGTGGACGGCGGCCCCGGGCACGAGGCGTGAGTTCGCCTACGTGCTCAACCAGGTGCCGGGCCGGCCCCGCTGGGTGGTCTCCTTCCGGGACGTGACCGTGAGCCGGCTGCAGCAGCGGCGGCTGGCCGCGATCGCGAAGGCGGCGTCGAGCGTGGCGTCGAAGCGGTCCCTCGTCGGGACGCTCGAGGCGCTCGCGCAGGAGGTGGCCCGCACCGACGCGCTGGCCGGCGTGCAGGTCCTGACGGTCAACTCGGCGGGCAACCGGCTGCACGTCATGGGGGCGTCCGGGTTCCGGTCCAGCGAGTTCTTCGACAAGCTCATGGAGTGTCGTGCCCGGGGCGCCCGGCTGATCATGCTCGAGGCGCTCGAGAAGCGTGAGCCCATGGTCGTGCCGAACCGGTACCAGCAGACCATGACCGACCCGGCGTGGGAGCCGTTGCGGGAGCTCATGCGGCAGCCGCGGTGGGACTGGTTCGCCAGCGTTCCCCTCCTCGCCAGGGGCGAACCGGTGGGCATCCTGAACGCCTTCTTCGCCCCAGGGCAGACGGTGGGGGAGACCGAACTGGAGTTCCTCCTGGCGATGGCCGAGCAGGCCGCGATGGCCGTCGACCATGCCGAGCTCCTGGAGCGCGAGCGGGATCTGGTCCGGCGTGAGGAGCGGCAGAAACTGGCTCGGGACCTGCACGACTCCGTCGTCCAGCAGGTCTTCTCGATGATGATGCAGGCGCGATCCCTGGGCGTGCTCGTGGGCCGCGGCCTCCAGCCGGCGCCCGAGAAGGTGGCCCAGGTCGCCGACGACCTGAGCAGCACCGCCGAGGACGTCCTCGCCGATCTGCGCGGCATGGTGGTCGAACTGCGGCCGGCGACCACGGCGGGGCGGGGGCTGGTCTCGGCCCTGCGCTCGCTGGTGGACACCACGGTCGCGAGAGCCGGGCTCCAGGTGGACCTGGACGTCGCCGACCCCGGGGCCGAGCTCGATGCGCTCGACGTCGACCTGGTCGAGGACGTCTACCGCATCGTCGCCGAGGCGGTGCACAACAGCGTCAAGCACGCGGGGGGCACCTCCGTCCGCGTCCGGCTCGCGGTCACGTCCCACGGCCGCCGGCGACGCCTGGTGGCCGACGTCACCGACGACGGTCGTGGAATCGGCGCCCGGGCCGACGCCGACCAGGAGGACCGGACCCCGTCGAGCGGGTTCGGCATGACCGTGATGCGCGAGCGGGCAGCTCGCTGGGGAGGGGTGGTGCGGGTGCACGAGGTCTCCGGTGGCGGCACGTGCGTGCGCCTGACCCTGCCGCTGGTCACCTCGTTGCCGGCGGATCCGATCCCGCCCGCGACGGGAGCGCCGTGA
- a CDS encoding FAD-dependent monooxygenase: protein MTGRRIRSQVVIVGGGPVGMGLAIDLGQCGIRCAVIERRVEPQPVPKGQNLTQRTMEHMRAWGVEQRVRAGRPLPAGEGARGLTAYGTLLGEYSYEWLRRSAVRRFYATDNERLPQYATERALRDRVAELPSVSVHYGWRAEDVSQSEEGVRVQARDASGEVLEVEAEHGVGCDGSRSRLREGAGIGQDRTDHEQMMVLLVFRSTRLDELVGRHPGTSFFNVLHPALEGYWQFLGRVDAEKTWFFHAPVDVEAADASIDFRPLLWRAVGAEFDVELQHVGFWDMRFALAERYRNGRLFVAGDAAHSHPPYGGYGINTGFEDAANLGWKLAATLQGWGGPHLLDSYDAERRPVFASTRDDFIARSIQVDRDFLASHDPDIDREAFEAAWAARAEAAAVEVGAYEPHYEGSPVIPAGGGGPPSALGSHETRARAGHHLAAQPEGTDVDLFDQLAAGGFVLVRAGTSGDELVAAAERASVPVRMVDVGEDVRNAYGADLVLVRPDQYVAWAGDACEDAEALVATAVGRTVR from the coding sequence ATGACCGGCCGGCGGATCCGGTCCCAGGTGGTCATCGTGGGTGGCGGGCCGGTCGGGATGGGTCTGGCGATCGACCTCGGCCAGTGCGGCATCCGGTGCGCCGTGATCGAGCGGCGCGTCGAGCCGCAGCCAGTGCCGAAGGGCCAGAACCTCACCCAGCGGACGATGGAGCACATGCGCGCCTGGGGGGTCGAGCAGCGCGTCCGGGCCGGCCGCCCCCTCCCGGCCGGGGAGGGGGCCCGGGGCCTGACCGCCTACGGCACGCTGCTCGGGGAGTACTCCTACGAGTGGCTGCGGCGCAGCGCCGTCCGCCGGTTCTACGCGACGGACAACGAGAGGCTCCCGCAGTACGCCACCGAGCGGGCGCTGCGGGACCGCGTCGCGGAGCTGCCCAGCGTCTCGGTGCACTACGGCTGGCGGGCGGAGGACGTGAGCCAGTCCGAGGAAGGGGTCCGCGTCCAGGCACGCGACGCGTCGGGCGAGGTGCTGGAGGTCGAGGCCGAGCACGGGGTGGGCTGCGACGGCAGCCGGTCCCGGCTGCGGGAGGGAGCGGGCATCGGCCAGGACCGGACTGACCACGAGCAGATGATGGTGCTGCTCGTCTTCCGGTCGACACGGCTCGACGAACTGGTCGGGCGTCATCCGGGCACGTCATTCTTCAACGTCCTGCACCCGGCTCTCGAGGGCTACTGGCAGTTCCTCGGCCGCGTGGATGCCGAGAAGACGTGGTTCTTTCACGCCCCCGTGGACGTGGAAGCCGCGGACGCCTCCATCGACTTCCGTCCGCTGCTCTGGCGGGCGGTCGGCGCCGAGTTCGACGTCGAGCTCCAGCACGTTGGGTTCTGGGACATGAGGTTCGCTCTCGCCGAGCGCTACCGGAACGGGCGCCTCTTCGTCGCCGGGGATGCCGCCCACAGCCACCCGCCCTACGGCGGCTACGGCATCAACACCGGGTTCGAGGACGCCGCGAACCTCGGCTGGAAGCTCGCGGCCACCCTGCAGGGATGGGGCGGACCCCACCTGCTCGACTCCTACGACGCGGAACGGCGGCCGGTCTTCGCCTCGACCAGGGACGACTTCATCGCCCGCTCCATCCAGGTCGACAGGGACTTCCTCGCCTCGCACGACCCGGACATCGACCGGGAGGCCTTCGAGGCCGCGTGGGCGGCCCGGGCGGAGGCCGCCGCGGTGGAGGTCGGCGCCTACGAACCCCACTACGAGGGCTCCCCCGTCATCCCGGCCGGTGGCGGTGGGCCGCCCAGCGCCCTTGGGTCCCATGAGACGCGCGCCCGGGCGGGGCACCACCTGGCCGCCCAGCCGGAGGGCACGGACGTCGACCTGTTCGACCAGCTGGCAGCCGGCGGATTCGTCCTGGTGCGCGCCGGAACGTCGGGGGACGAGCTCGTCGCGGCAGCGGAGCGGGCCTCGGTGCCCGTGCGGATGGTGGACGTCGGCGAGGACGTACGGAACGCCTACGGCGCGGATCTCGTGCTGGTGCGCCCCGACCAGTACGTCGCCTGGGCCGGAGACGCGTGCGAGGACGCCGAGGCGCTGGTCGCCACCGCGGTCGGGCGGACAGTCCGCTGA
- a CDS encoding cyclodeaminase/cyclohydrolase family protein codes for MDANATTAESPTADELDGQSLGEFLGQLAARMAAPGAGATAGIEAALSASLIAMVGRFTTDEEHADVVREIVADADAQRDACLEGAAEDQQAFSAVAEAMKLPRESEEQQESRRRALSAAQLDAAQPPRKIIESAVQLASLAERLLPIANRNLISDVAAAVAAARAAASTARLAVETNLAGIDDQNAYAELSAAVAVVDDLARRADAVEAEVRDLIRR; via the coding sequence ATGGACGCGAACGCCACGACAGCAGAGTCCCCGACCGCCGACGAGCTCGACGGCCAGTCGCTCGGTGAGTTCCTCGGCCAGCTGGCCGCCCGCATGGCCGCTCCTGGCGCCGGCGCCACGGCGGGGATCGAGGCCGCGCTGTCCGCCTCTCTCATCGCGATGGTCGGTCGCTTCACCACCGACGAGGAGCACGCCGACGTGGTGCGCGAGATCGTCGCGGACGCCGATGCCCAGCGTGACGCCTGCCTGGAGGGCGCTGCCGAGGACCAGCAGGCGTTCTCCGCGGTGGCCGAGGCGATGAAGCTGCCCAGGGAGTCCGAGGAGCAGCAGGAGTCCCGCCGCCGCGCCCTCAGCGCGGCACAGCTGGACGCGGCCCAGCCGCCGCGGAAGATCATCGAGTCGGCCGTGCAGCTGGCGTCGCTGGCCGAACGGCTGCTGCCGATCGCCAACCGCAATCTCATCAGCGATGTCGCCGCAGCCGTCGCGGCTGCCCGCGCCGCTGCCTCGACGGCGCGGCTCGCCGTCGAGACGAACCTCGCCGGCATCGACGACCAGAACGCCTACGCCGAGCTGAGCGCCGCCGTCGCGGTGGTCGACGACCTGGCTCGGCGGGCCGACGCCGTGGAGGCGGAGGTCCGCGACCTCATCCGCCGCTGA
- a CDS encoding response regulator: MSAPSPQITVLVVDDHAVVRRGVVAYLEALEDVVVTGEAGHGGEALDSLARSAAHGALPDVVLMDLQMPGMDGVEATGEIVRRFPDVKVVILTSFGEIERVHAALEQGASGYLLKDASPAEVEEALRAAVRDEVFLDAAVTRRLTQEIRAPRTGLGVLTARERDVLVLVAEGKSNKDIAAHLFISERTARTHVSHLLTKMGLSSRTQAALLAVKEGLVRPR, translated from the coding sequence GTGAGCGCGCCCTCGCCCCAGATCACGGTGCTCGTGGTGGACGACCACGCGGTCGTGCGCCGCGGCGTGGTGGCCTACCTGGAGGCGCTCGAGGACGTCGTGGTGACGGGCGAGGCAGGGCACGGCGGCGAGGCGCTGGACAGCCTCGCGCGCTCGGCCGCGCACGGTGCGCTGCCCGACGTCGTCCTCATGGACCTGCAGATGCCGGGGATGGACGGCGTCGAGGCGACCGGGGAGATCGTGCGCCGGTTCCCGGACGTCAAGGTGGTGATCCTGACCAGCTTCGGGGAGATCGAGCGGGTGCACGCCGCCCTCGAGCAGGGCGCCTCCGGGTACCTGCTCAAGGACGCCAGTCCCGCGGAGGTCGAGGAGGCGCTGCGGGCAGCGGTGCGCGACGAGGTGTTCCTGGACGCTGCCGTCACCCGCCGCCTGACCCAGGAGATCCGGGCGCCCCGCACGGGGCTGGGGGTGCTCACCGCCCGGGAGCGGGACGTCCTCGTCCTGGTGGCCGAGGGGAAGTCGAACAAGGACATCGCCGCTCACCTGTTCATCAGCGAGCGGACGGCCCGGACCCACGTGAGCCACCTGCTCACCAAGATGGGTCTCAGCTCCCGGACGCAGGCGGCCCTGCTGGCCGTGAAGGAAGGGCTGGTCCGGCCGCGCTGA
- a CDS encoding 2Fe-2S iron-sulfur cluster-binding protein, translating to MSVVPAPEQPAAPVQVVCATAGFTLVVPPETSILEAVRDAGLEVPPACAEGRCGICETRVLEGHPDHRDGVLTAEERALGDTMMICVSRARTGRLVLDL from the coding sequence GTGAGCGTCGTCCCCGCGCCCGAACAGCCTGCGGCGCCGGTCCAGGTCGTCTGTGCCACCGCAGGGTTCACCCTTGTCGTCCCGCCGGAGACGTCCATCCTCGAGGCCGTGCGGGACGCCGGGCTCGAGGTCCCGCCCGCCTGCGCCGAGGGCCGGTGCGGAATCTGCGAGACGAGGGTCCTGGAGGGGCACCCGGACCACCGGGACGGCGTGCTCACCGCCGAGGAGCGGGCTCTCGGGGACACGATGATGATCTGCGTCTCCCGAGCCCGGACCGGACGGCTGGTCCTCGACCTGTGA
- the folD gene encoding bifunctional methylenetetrahydrofolate dehydrogenase/methenyltetrahydrofolate cyclohydrolase FolD produces MTAQVIDGKAVARQVREDVAKGVEQLVAGGGTAPGLATVLIGDDPASEVYVRNKRRSCVAAGMQDLHRHLPGDVGQAEAAALIDELAADPAVSGILLQLPTPAHLDSESLLARIPAEKDVDGLTTANAGLLAQGRSGLRPCTPSGVMALLDQYDVPLQGVEAVVVGRSVLVGKPMAQLLLERHATVTICHSRTRDLAEVCRRADVLVVAAGIPGLVGPDAVKPGATVIDVGIHRGEEGLHGDVDTAAVAEVAGLVTPVPGGVGPMTIAMLLANTLIAAKAQQGRSD; encoded by the coding sequence ATGACAGCACAGGTGATCGATGGCAAGGCGGTCGCGCGGCAGGTGCGCGAGGACGTGGCGAAGGGCGTCGAGCAACTGGTCGCCGGGGGCGGAACCGCGCCCGGGCTCGCCACGGTGCTCATCGGCGACGACCCCGCGTCCGAGGTCTACGTCCGGAACAAGCGCAGGTCCTGCGTCGCGGCGGGCATGCAGGACCTGCACCGGCACCTGCCCGGGGACGTCGGACAGGCGGAGGCCGCCGCGCTGATCGACGAGCTCGCCGCCGACCCGGCCGTGTCCGGCATCCTGCTCCAGCTGCCCACGCCGGCACACCTGGACTCCGAGTCGCTGCTCGCCCGCATCCCGGCCGAGAAGGACGTCGACGGGCTGACCACGGCCAACGCCGGTCTCCTGGCGCAGGGCCGGTCCGGGCTGCGGCCGTGCACCCCCTCCGGCGTCATGGCCCTGCTGGACCAGTACGACGTCCCCCTCCAGGGGGTCGAGGCCGTCGTCGTCGGCCGGTCCGTCCTCGTCGGCAAGCCCATGGCGCAGCTGCTGCTGGAGCGCCATGCCACGGTGACCATCTGCCACTCCCGCACCCGCGACCTCGCCGAGGTGTGCCGTCGCGCCGATGTGCTCGTCGTCGCAGCCGGCATCCCGGGGCTGGTCGGGCCGGACGCGGTCAAGCCCGGGGCCACCGTCATCGACGTCGGCATCCACCGCGGCGAGGAAGGCCTGCACGGCGACGTCGACACCGCGGCCGTCGCGGAGGTCGCCGGCCTGGTCACCCCCGTGCCCGGGGGCGTCGGGCCCATGACGATCGCCATGCTGCTGGCGAACACGCTGATCGCGGCCAAGGCACAGCAGGGCCGCAGCGACTGA
- a CDS encoding alpha/beta fold hydrolase translates to MSTFVLVHGAWHGGWCWDRVAPRLRDAGHAVHAPTLTGLSERAHLLSPLVGLETHVEDVVRLLDVLGLDDVVLVGHSYAGQIVTAVADRRPQAVAQRVYLDAFVGSDGEAARDLLPETVEHHWAESAAEQGFGWLVAVRKLSVLGVTEQADVDWLIPKLTAHPWKTYTDRLRLTGAVDDVPAAFVECTDWMRVFAAQADRARAKGWPVHELRTGHEAMVTAPEELAAVLLELAGPRPVRSGEAGV, encoded by the coding sequence ATGAGCACCTTCGTCCTGGTGCACGGGGCCTGGCACGGCGGCTGGTGCTGGGACCGCGTGGCCCCACGGCTGCGGGACGCCGGCCACGCCGTGCACGCTCCGACCCTGACCGGGCTGTCGGAGCGGGCGCATCTGCTCAGTCCGTTGGTCGGTCTGGAGACCCACGTCGAGGACGTGGTCCGGCTTCTCGACGTGCTGGGGCTCGACGACGTCGTCCTCGTGGGGCACAGCTACGCCGGGCAGATCGTGACCGCCGTCGCCGACCGCCGTCCGCAGGCGGTCGCGCAGCGCGTCTACCTCGACGCGTTCGTCGGATCCGACGGCGAGGCGGCTCGGGACCTGCTGCCGGAGACGGTGGAGCACCACTGGGCGGAGTCCGCCGCCGAGCAGGGGTTCGGCTGGCTCGTGGCGGTGCGCAAGCTGTCCGTCCTCGGGGTGACCGAGCAGGCCGACGTCGACTGGCTGATCCCGAAGCTCACCGCGCACCCGTGGAAGACCTACACCGACCGGTTGCGGCTGACCGGCGCCGTCGACGACGTCCCGGCGGCGTTCGTCGAGTGCACCGACTGGATGCGGGTGTTCGCCGCTCAGGCCGACCGCGCCCGCGCGAAGGGATGGCCCGTCCACGAGCTGCGGACCGGCCACGAGGCGATGGTGACCGCGCCGGAGGAGCTCGCCGCAGTGCTGCTCGAACTCGCCGGCCCACGGCCGGTCCGATCAGGAGAGGCAGGGGTCTGA
- a CDS encoding muconolactone Delta-isomerase family protein → MEFLVRAENRLPADTPAERREELRGAERVRATELRAAGVLKRLWRVPGRNATIGLYEADDPAALHDALMSLPMSPWLDVHVEPLATHPQERT, encoded by the coding sequence GTGGAGTTCCTGGTGCGGGCGGAGAACCGGCTGCCCGCCGACACCCCGGCCGAGCGGCGCGAGGAGCTGCGCGGCGCCGAGCGCGTCCGCGCGACGGAGCTGCGCGCGGCGGGCGTGCTGAAGCGCCTGTGGCGGGTGCCCGGACGCAACGCGACGATCGGCCTGTACGAGGCCGACGATCCGGCGGCCCTGCACGACGCGCTCATGTCGCTGCCGATGTCGCCGTGGCTGGACGTCCACGTGGAGCCCCTGGCCACCCACCCACAGGAGCGCACGTGA
- a CDS encoding zinc-binding dehydrogenase: MAGGVRPDAPDAEMSMWAYALAGPGRFHRIDVPRPSSGRLGEAEVLLRVVAGGICGSDGPFFLGAPNRWSAPGSAGAAPGFPMHEVVGEVVATSDPDLAPGQMVVGWASSFDAVAEYVVTDSRGVWPYTGRLPPEEEVLVQPLACVLSSVERLGDLTGRNCAVIGQGAIGLLFTHVLRSWGARSVTSVDRVDRSTAARQVGADRFVWAASGEWSSGLAEDERPDVVVEAVGHQTSTLQHALDAVADGGQIFYFGVPDDPVYPLDMEAMIRKNLTLMSGGAMDRRRLLADAHDHLARHPDLVDVLVTHRFPVAEVQQAYDLAFRSPGERLKVVVSMG; encoded by the coding sequence GTGGCCGGAGGGGTGCGGCCGGACGCCCCGGACGCGGAGATGAGCATGTGGGCGTACGCGCTGGCGGGCCCGGGACGGTTCCACCGGATCGACGTCCCGCGCCCCTCCTCCGGACGGCTGGGCGAGGCCGAGGTGCTGCTCCGCGTGGTCGCCGGTGGGATCTGCGGCAGCGACGGCCCCTTCTTCCTCGGCGCGCCCAACCGGTGGTCGGCACCTGGCTCGGCGGGAGCGGCCCCCGGGTTCCCCATGCACGAGGTGGTCGGGGAGGTCGTCGCCACCAGCGACCCGGACCTCGCTCCCGGGCAGATGGTCGTCGGCTGGGCCAGCTCCTTCGACGCCGTCGCCGAGTACGTGGTCACGGACTCGCGGGGCGTGTGGCCGTACACCGGGCGGCTGCCGCCCGAGGAGGAGGTCCTGGTCCAGCCCCTGGCGTGCGTGCTCTCCTCGGTCGAGCGGCTCGGCGACCTCACCGGCCGGAACTGCGCCGTGATCGGTCAGGGCGCCATCGGGCTGCTCTTCACCCACGTCCTGCGGTCGTGGGGCGCTCGCTCGGTCACGTCGGTGGACCGGGTCGACCGGTCGACGGCGGCCAGGCAGGTGGGGGCGGACCGGTTCGTGTGGGCGGCGAGCGGTGAGTGGTCGAGCGGCCTGGCCGAGGACGAGCGACCGGACGTCGTGGTCGAGGCCGTGGGGCACCAGACGTCCACGTTGCAGCACGCCCTCGACGCCGTGGCCGACGGCGGGCAGATCTTCTACTTCGGTGTTCCCGACGACCCGGTCTACCCGCTCGACATGGAAGCCATGATCCGCAAGAACCTCACCCTGATGTCGGGCGGTGCAATGGATCGGCGGCGGTTGCTCGCCGACGCCCACGACCACCTCGCCCGGCACCCCGACCTGGTCGACGTCCTCGTCACCCACCGGTTCCCGGTGGCCGAGGTGCAGCAGGCCTACGACCTCGCCTTCCGCTCGCCGGGGGAGCGGCTCAAGGTGGTCGTCTCGATGGGCTGA
- a CDS encoding methylenetetrahydrofolate reductase — protein sequence MNRAITVREPAARASLKKAFETLGYEVIPFKKTEQAVLQHVPKDVRLTVTASAAKGQDVTIDLTVALVGHGYTVAPHLSAQQIRDRAHLAEIVARCREAGVTEVFVVGGDPTDIPTEFRHAHDVLVALHEMDHGFTDIGIAGHPEGHPSASEDVLFQALKDKAPLATHIKTQMVFDPKVILDWARELHRRGIDLPVHIGVPGAVHRQKLLRVSSGLGIGESAKFLKKQQTLLWRFFLPGGYNPAKIIKGLAPHMGQPDNTIAGFHVFTFNDLEPTEEWRKKTLQSLS from the coding sequence GTGAACCGCGCCATCACCGTCCGCGAGCCCGCGGCCCGCGCTTCCCTGAAGAAGGCATTCGAGACCCTCGGCTACGAGGTGATCCCGTTCAAGAAGACCGAGCAGGCGGTGCTGCAGCACGTGCCGAAGGACGTACGGCTGACCGTCACCGCGTCCGCGGCCAAGGGCCAGGACGTCACCATCGACCTCACCGTCGCGCTCGTCGGGCACGGTTACACGGTGGCCCCGCACCTCTCGGCCCAGCAGATCCGCGACCGCGCCCACCTCGCCGAGATCGTGGCCCGCTGCCGCGAGGCCGGCGTCACCGAGGTGTTCGTCGTCGGTGGCGACCCGACCGACATCCCCACCGAATTCAGGCACGCGCACGACGTGCTCGTGGCGCTGCACGAGATGGATCACGGCTTCACCGACATCGGCATCGCCGGCCACCCGGAGGGGCACCCCTCCGCGTCGGAGGACGTGCTGTTCCAGGCGCTGAAGGACAAGGCCCCGCTGGCCACCCACATCAAGACCCAGATGGTGTTCGACCCGAAGGTGATCCTGGACTGGGCGCGGGAGCTGCACCGCCGCGGCATCGACCTCCCGGTCCACATCGGCGTGCCCGGGGCGGTCCACCGCCAGAAGCTGCTGCGCGTCTCCAGCGGACTGGGCATCGGCGAGTCGGCGAAGTTCCTGAAGAAGCAGCAGACACTGCTCTGGCGGTTCTTCCTCCCCGGGGGCTACAACCCTGCCAAGATCATCAAGGGACTGGCGCCGCACATGGGTCAGCCGGACAACACCATCGCCGGTTTTCACGTCTTCACGTTCAACGATCTGGAGCCCACCGAGGAGTGGCGGAAGAAGACGTTGCAGAGTCTCTCCTGA
- the purU gene encoding formyltetrahydrofolate deformylase has translation MTSAAPTTSTLPRSPHAGKEDVDHGRLLVQCPDKPGIVAAVSTFLTKAGANIVTLDQHSTAEEGGSFFQRTEFHLAGLPAARDELERGFAIEVAEQFGMEFRFSEAAKPKRVAILASKADHCLLDLLWRDRRGELDMQVAMVISNHPDLADQVRPFGVPYFHVPATRANRAEAEQRILDLLRGNVDLVVLARYMQIITPGFLTEVGAPLINIHHSFLPAFIGAGPYQKAKDRGVKLIGATAHYVTADLDEGPIIEQDVVRVDHRHSAGDLVRLGADVERAVLSRAVRWHLEDRVARHGNTTIVF, from the coding sequence ATGACCTCAGCAGCCCCGACCACCTCCACCCTGCCCCGCTCCCCGCACGCCGGGAAGGAGGACGTCGACCACGGCCGCCTGCTCGTGCAGTGCCCCGACAAGCCCGGGATCGTCGCCGCGGTCAGCACGTTCCTCACCAAGGCGGGCGCGAACATCGTCACGCTCGACCAGCACTCCACCGCGGAGGAGGGGGGCTCCTTCTTCCAGCGCACCGAGTTCCATCTGGCGGGACTGCCCGCGGCACGCGACGAGCTGGAGCGCGGCTTCGCCATCGAGGTCGCGGAACAGTTCGGGATGGAGTTCCGGTTCAGCGAGGCGGCCAAGCCCAAGCGGGTCGCGATCCTCGCGTCCAAGGCCGACCACTGCCTGCTCGACCTGCTGTGGCGCGACCGCCGGGGCGAGCTGGACATGCAGGTCGCGATGGTCATCTCCAACCACCCCGACCTGGCCGATCAGGTCCGCCCGTTCGGCGTGCCGTACTTCCACGTCCCGGCCACCCGCGCCAACCGGGCGGAGGCCGAGCAGCGGATCCTCGACCTGCTGCGCGGCAACGTCGATCTCGTCGTCCTGGCCCGGTACATGCAGATCATCACGCCCGGGTTCCTGACCGAGGTCGGCGCCCCGCTGATCAACATCCACCACTCGTTCCTGCCCGCCTTCATCGGCGCCGGCCCCTACCAGAAGGCCAAGGACCGGGGCGTGAAGCTGATCGGGGCGACGGCGCACTACGTGACCGCGGACCTGGACGAGGGACCGATCATCGAGCAGGACGTCGTCCGGGTCGACCACCGGCACAGCGCCGGCGACCTGGTCCGCCTCGGCGCCGACGTCGAGCGGGCGGTGCTGTCCCGGGCCGTGCGGTGGCACCTCGAGGACCGGGTCGCCCGGCACGGCAACACCACGATCGTCTTCTGA